A segment of the Terribacillus aidingensis genome:
TGTATATAGGCTCTATATTAGCCAGCGTTATTTTATTCTTTGTGGAAAGAAGATATAAAATGAAAAAACGTAATGAAAGAAGTCTGTGAATAAGATTATGTTCACGTTCAAATCAGGAATAGTCTTTAGGGAGCGGTGTGGATAATTTGCAGGTAAAACAGTCGCATGTTGAGAGTTGGTATATTAAATATCGGGCTGATGTTTATAAATATATATATTCACTTGTTAAGGAACACAATCTGGCTGAGGATTTGATGCAGGATACTTTTGTGAAGGCTTATACAAGAGCAGACATGTATAATGGCAGTTCCAGTGTGAGGACGTGGTTATACAGTATTGCTCATAATACAACGATGGATCTGTTCAGGAAGCAAAAAACATTTCATAAATGGAAAGATAAATATATAAAGAATCAAACTTGGTTTGATGGATCGTGGGATATTAGAATAAGTGAAAACAAAAAAGGGCTGTATGGATTCTTGAATAAATTAGATAATTCTTTTAGAAAAGTGATTCTTTTGCGGAAAATTCAAGGGTATTCCGTTAAAGAAACGAGCGAGCTATTAAATTGGTCGGAAAGTAAAGTAAAGGTGACATTGTACAGAGCTTTACGTTTTCTGCAAAGACAACTGATAAAAGATGAATACTATGTCGAGGTATATTAATAAATCGATTTCAAAATAAGAACCCATAATAAAATTGTTATATCTGCCCAAACGTACATGTCCAAATGTACGTTTATTTTTTTCCCAAACCCTCTATTATAGATAAAGTAAAATGAAACGAAGGGAGATTATTATGTCAAAGTTTTTATATTCAATTGGTAAATGGTCAGCATTGAATAAGAAAAAAATGATCAGTATATGGGTTTTGCTTCTAGTTGCGATAGGAGCAATTGGAGTTATTCTAAAACCTACTTTCACGGAAAGTATGACTATACCAAATACACCTTCTGAGAAGGCATTGGATGTCATTGGTGAGGAGTTTCCTTCCGGTCCTGACAGGGCAAAGATTCGCATGATATTTGGAGATGAAGATACGTTGACTTCTGAAACGGGTCAAAAGATTGTTTCGGATACTCTGAATGAAATTAAGCAGGACAAAAATGTTGAAAGTATTGCAAATCCATTTGAGAGAGGTACAGTTTCTGAGGATGGATCAGTAGCTTATGCGGATATCACATTCAAGCTGGGAGCTGACGATGTACCGGAATCCTCCATCGATCATTTGAAAGATAGCCTAAAGACTGCTCAAAGTGATGGTGTGCAAACAGAGCTTAGTGGCGATATTACACTATCATCATTAGAAATTGGAGGTACCTCCGAAGTTATCGGTGTCATTATTGCTTTTGTGATTCTGGCTGTAACATTTGGTTCATTAATCATTGCGGGGCTACCTATTGTCACTGCGCTTATCGGTCTAGGTGTAAGTACTTCTGTAACATTGATAGGAACACAATTCTTCGATCTTGCGTCTACGAGTCTATCCATGGCCGGTATGATTGGATTGGCAGTTGGAATTGATTACGCATTGTTCATTTTTATGAAATATCGAGAGTTTTTAAGAACTGGTATGGAGAAATATGAGGCCATAGGTAGAGCGAATGGAACTGCCGGAAGTGCGGTTGTATTTGCAGGACTTACTGTAATTGTTGCTCTATGTGGTTTAATGGTAGTGGGTATTCCGTTCTTGTCTGTAATGGGAATCACAGCAGCAATCAGCGTTTTGTTCGGAGTTTTGGTATCCATTACTTTGGTGCCTGCCATTATGTCTATTGCAGGTAAGAAAATGTACCCTAAAATCAACAAGAAAAAAGAACAAACTGACACCAGCTTCTGGGGAAGGTTTGTCACGAAGAATCCAATTAAGCTAAGCGTTATCAGTATTCTAGTCTTAGTAATCATCAGTATACCTGTATTGCATTTGGAACTTGGATTACCCGATAATGGGATGAAAGCGGAAGATTCACCTGAAAGACAGGCATACGACTTATTGGCAGATGGTTTTGGTGAAGGATTCAATGGACAGCTAACGATCGTTGCTGATGCTAGCAACGTAGATGGTGATAAGGCTGCTGCTTTTGAAAGTAGTGTAGAAGATCTTAAACAGTTAGACCATGTAGCTAATGTGTCTGCTCCAATGCCGAATGAAAATGGTGATTTCGCTATCATCACAATCACACCTGAGAAAGGTCCAAATGATCTTACCACCAAGGAATTGGTAAAAGATGTACGCGACCTAACAGATAATAATATGGAAATGCTCGTTACAGGATCGACAGCGGTAAATATTGATATATCCGACAGATTGAATGAAGCAATTCCAGTGTTTGCGATTTTGATTGTTAGTTTTGCTTTTGTTTTGCTTGTCGTAGTATTCCGCTCACTTCTTGTCCCTCTAGTAGCTGTACTGGGCTTTGTGTTAACATTAACAGCTACACTTGGACTTTGTGTATGGATATTGCAAGACGGTAATATGATAAACTTATTCCAAATCCCTGAAGAAGGCCCAATACTAGCCTTCCTTCCTATACTAGCCATTGGTATTCTCTTTGGCTTAGCTATGGATTATCAAGTCTTTCTTGTAAGCAGAATGCGGGAAGAATATATGCAGACTAAAGATCCAACGTTGGCTATCCAAGCAGGATTGAAACATAGCGGTCCTGTAGTTACATCTGCAGCATTAATAATGATTGCAGTATTTGGGGGCGCGATCTTTGCACCGGACGCAACCATAAAAGGAATGGGTATTGCCCAAGCCTTTGGCGTATTATTCGATGCCTTCCTTGTAAGACTAGTTATAGTCCCGAGCATAATGAAGTTAATGGGGAATGCAGCTTGGTATTTGCCAAAATGGCTTGATCGGATTATACCTAATGTAGATATTGAAGGTCATCAGCTTACAAAAGATATTGAGTCAGAAAAAAGTGAAAAAAAATCAATGATTAACTAAAACTTGCTATCTGATCAATAGGGGGAAACATAAATATACAGCCAATTGATATCGTCAATCGGCTGTATATTTTTATGGGAAAATATAATTTTCTGAACAGATTACTGTTTGCAGGGGGGATTAGCGGAAATACTCCCTAATGGTTTCTTGCAGACAACAGGATAATCAGCATAAGCCAAAATCTTTATCAGCTATTACATAAGAATTGTTGATAATGCAGACATACATAAAAAATATTC
Coding sequences within it:
- a CDS encoding RNA polymerase sigma factor, whose amino-acid sequence is MDNLQVKQSHVESWYIKYRADVYKYIYSLVKEHNLAEDLMQDTFVKAYTRADMYNGSSSVRTWLYSIAHNTTMDLFRKQKTFHKWKDKYIKNQTWFDGSWDIRISENKKGLYGFLNKLDNSFRKVILLRKIQGYSVKETSELLNWSESKVKVTLYRALRFLQRQLIKDEYYVEVY
- a CDS encoding MMPL family transporter, coding for MSKFLYSIGKWSALNKKKMISIWVLLLVAIGAIGVILKPTFTESMTIPNTPSEKALDVIGEEFPSGPDRAKIRMIFGDEDTLTSETGQKIVSDTLNEIKQDKNVESIANPFERGTVSEDGSVAYADITFKLGADDVPESSIDHLKDSLKTAQSDGVQTELSGDITLSSLEIGGTSEVIGVIIAFVILAVTFGSLIIAGLPIVTALIGLGVSTSVTLIGTQFFDLASTSLSMAGMIGLAVGIDYALFIFMKYREFLRTGMEKYEAIGRANGTAGSAVVFAGLTVIVALCGLMVVGIPFLSVMGITAAISVLFGVLVSITLVPAIMSIAGKKMYPKINKKKEQTDTSFWGRFVTKNPIKLSVISILVLVIISIPVLHLELGLPDNGMKAEDSPERQAYDLLADGFGEGFNGQLTIVADASNVDGDKAAAFESSVEDLKQLDHVANVSAPMPNENGDFAIITITPEKGPNDLTTKELVKDVRDLTDNNMEMLVTGSTAVNIDISDRLNEAIPVFAILIVSFAFVLLVVVFRSLLVPLVAVLGFVLTLTATLGLCVWILQDGNMINLFQIPEEGPILAFLPILAIGILFGLAMDYQVFLVSRMREEYMQTKDPTLAIQAGLKHSGPVVTSAALIMIAVFGGAIFAPDATIKGMGIAQAFGVLFDAFLVRLVIVPSIMKLMGNAAWYLPKWLDRIIPNVDIEGHQLTKDIESEKSEKKSMIN